From a single Nicotiana tomentosiformis chromosome 2, ASM39032v3, whole genome shotgun sequence genomic region:
- the LOC138906265 gene encoding uncharacterized protein: protein MAKVNNQQRKETIQKEIAVKKEKTPNRSEKKNEQEINGKVVTENEFQGTTDGADRRDKPPKPRRTSWSEIARDESSSIKLSWADEADLMEEVTNAGFKLEYVSPMTKEEAARLWAKHGKNKISILKNGIVLVRFDTELGKNEEEENTSQVEKEIRGSPKEKEVQEMVIQGREAGKEATISMTETNMKTNITTHGKQKERIQNKWVTLINSRRPQQKQPNQQEKQANAFQVLEESGPSIQVQEGNVRKRGGIIIPNTGNG from the exons ATGGCGAAAGTCAATAATCAACAGAGGAAGGAAACAATTCAAAAAGAAATAGCTGTGAAGAAGGAAAAAACCCCGAATCgaagtgaaaaaaaaaatgaacagGAAATCAATGGAAAAGTAGTTACAGAGAATGAATTTCAGGGGACTACGGATGGAGCAGATCGACGAGACAAACCACCTAAGCCTAGGCGTACATCATGGAGTGAAATAGCAAGAGATGAATCCAGCTCTATAAAACTATCGTGGGCAGATGAAGCTGACCTAATGGAGGAG GTCACAAATGCAGGATTCAAGCTTGAATATGTATCACCTATGACGAAGGAGGAGGCAGCT AGGCTATGGGCAAAGCATGGAAAAAATAAGATTTCAATATTAAAGAATGGGATAGTTTTGGTACGCTTTGATACAGAATTGGGGAAGAATGAA GAAGAAGAAAATACTAGTCAGGTTGAAAAGGAGATACGAGGAAGTCCAAAAGAGAAGGAAGTACAAGAAATGGTCATACAAGGCAGGGAAGCTGGGAAAGAAGCCACAATATCAATGACAGAGACAAACATGAAGACAAACATAACTACTCATGGCAAGCAGAAGGAGAGGATACAAAATAAATGGGTGACTCTTATTAATTCTAGGAGACCACAGCAGAAACAACCTAATCAACAAGAGAAACAAGCAAATGCATTCCAAGTATTAGAGGAGTCTGGGCCAAGCATACAGGTCCAAGAAGGTAATGTGAGAAAAAGGGGAGGCATAATCATTCCCAATACTGGGAATGGATAG